In Nocardioides conyzicola, one genomic interval encodes:
- a CDS encoding alpha/beta hydrolase — MTAPGAGRGAVLMWLCLAVLVLASCADDSDGKDSASSSEGPTGTPRQSPSGAAQGASFTVDGRELLLDCTGEGAPTMVLEVGEGAPRQALSGIGDAYRSQVRVCSYERASTDRNIVSDLHGLLEAAHVPGPYLLVGHSAGGLLVQAYAAAYPDETAGVVAINPVPAWQAWSTLAFNEMTSRERKDEAAYYGGANGESLDYRDISRLIAESPAPRTIPLHVLISTAAQCDSPKDICARTYPAYEQISRAVARRWGEGRFSEVEAPHEIPVADVQPAIDDVISRARQ; from the coding sequence ATGACCGCGCCGGGAGCGGGCAGGGGAGCTGTCCTCATGTGGTTGTGCCTCGCCGTGCTGGTCCTCGCCTCGTGTGCCGACGACTCCGACGGCAAGGACTCTGCATCGAGCTCGGAGGGACCCACCGGCACTCCCCGCCAGTCGCCGAGCGGCGCAGCACAGGGCGCAAGCTTCACGGTCGACGGGAGGGAGCTCCTCCTCGACTGCACGGGTGAGGGCGCACCCACGATGGTCCTGGAGGTCGGCGAGGGCGCTCCTCGCCAAGCTCTCTCCGGCATCGGTGACGCCTACCGATCGCAGGTCAGGGTGTGTTCCTACGAGCGCGCCAGCACCGACAGGAACATCGTGTCCGACCTGCACGGCCTGCTCGAAGCCGCCCACGTGCCCGGCCCGTACCTGCTGGTCGGTCACTCGGCCGGGGGCCTCCTGGTCCAGGCGTACGCCGCCGCCTACCCGGACGAGACCGCTGGCGTGGTGGCCATCAACCCGGTGCCTGCCTGGCAAGCGTGGTCGACGCTCGCGTTCAACGAGATGACCAGCCGCGAGCGGAAGGACGAGGCCGCCTACTACGGGGGCGCCAACGGCGAGTCGCTGGACTACCGCGACATCAGTCGACTGATCGCCGAGTCCCCGGCACCGCGCACCATCCCGCTGCACGTCCTGATCTCGACCGCGGCCCAGTGCGACAGCCCGAAGGACATCTGCGCACGCACGTACCCGGCGTACGAGCAGATCTCCCGGGCCGTCGCCCGGCGATGGGGAGAGGGCCGTTTCAGTGAGGTCGAGGCACCCCATGAGATCCCGGTCGCGGACGTGCAGCCCGCCATCGACGACGTGATCTCGCGCGCCCGTCAGTGA
- a CDS encoding VOC family protein, translated as MAIARFPVVVLDCPDPQLLAEFYSALLDWPIASNDPDMCFVRAEYGDGIGFQKVEGYHPPQWPGQDVPQQMHIDVAVDDLDTAETAVLGLGATKHEHQPGTSFRVFLDPAGHPFCLCSD; from the coding sequence ATGGCTATCGCACGCTTTCCTGTCGTCGTCCTCGACTGCCCCGACCCTCAGCTCCTCGCAGAGTTCTACAGCGCGCTGCTCGACTGGCCGATCGCCAGCAACGACCCAGACATGTGCTTCGTCCGCGCGGAATACGGCGACGGCATCGGCTTCCAGAAGGTCGAGGGCTACCACCCTCCCCAGTGGCCAGGCCAGGACGTCCCGCAGCAGATGCACATCGACGTTGCCGTGGACGACCTGGACACCGCCGAGACGGCTGTCCTCGGGCTGGGCGCGACCAAACACGAGCACCAGCCGGGGACGAGCTTCCGCGTCTTCCTCGACCCGGCCGGACACCCGTTCTGCCTGTGCTCCGACTGA
- a CDS encoding aldo/keto reductase: protein MTDDTPRLPDDTVSLTEGTRIPLLGFGTWQIKGPDAVRATSTALETGYRHLDTATVYGNEREVGRALAESGIPRDDVFVTTKCPPNRAGQELSTLRESLELLQTDHVDLWLIHWPADGSANTEMWHAFVEAREAGLAREIGVSNFDIPLIDEITNATGAAPAVNQIEWSPLLFDAETLAEHRARNIALEGYSALRGGTLEHPAILEIAERTGRSPAQVIIRWHLQHDVIVIPKSVHADRIRSNADVAGFSLTDDDMATLDALGGR, encoded by the coding sequence ATGACCGACGACACCCCCCGACTTCCCGACGACACCGTCTCGCTCACCGAGGGCACTCGGATCCCGCTCCTCGGCTTCGGCACCTGGCAGATCAAGGGCCCTGACGCGGTGCGCGCGACCTCGACGGCGCTCGAGACCGGCTACCGCCACCTCGACACCGCGACGGTCTACGGCAACGAGCGCGAGGTCGGCCGCGCACTGGCCGAGAGCGGGATCCCCCGCGACGACGTCTTCGTCACCACCAAGTGCCCGCCCAACCGGGCCGGCCAGGAGCTCAGCACTCTTCGGGAGAGCCTCGAGCTGCTGCAGACCGACCACGTGGACCTGTGGCTCATCCACTGGCCCGCGGACGGTTCCGCCAACACCGAGATGTGGCACGCCTTCGTCGAGGCCCGGGAGGCGGGCCTGGCCCGTGAGATCGGGGTGAGCAACTTCGACATCCCCCTGATCGACGAGATCACGAATGCCACCGGAGCGGCGCCCGCGGTCAACCAGATCGAGTGGAGCCCGCTCCTCTTCGACGCCGAGACGCTGGCCGAGCACCGCGCTCGCAACATCGCACTCGAGGGCTACAGCGCCCTTCGGGGTGGCACCCTCGAGCATCCTGCGATCCTGGAGATCGCTGAGCGGACCGGGCGCTCGCCGGCCCAGGTCATCATCCGCTGGCACCTGCAGCACGACGTGATCGTGATCCCGAAGTCCGTTCACGCCGACCGCATCCGATCGAACGCGGACGTCGCCGGGTTCAGCCTGACCGACGACGACATGGCGACCCTCGACGCACTCGGCGGCCGCTGA
- a CDS encoding ribonuclease J, which yields MSHPHLDLKQPPALPAHGLRIVALGGLGEIGRNMTVFEYGKKLLVVDCGVLFPEEHQPGVDVILPDFSYIRNRIQDVVGIVLTHGHEDHIGGVPYLLRERADIPVIASRLTLALIVEKLKEHRIRPVTHEVKEGDRDSSSYGPFDLEFLAVNHSIPDGLAVAIRTGAGMVLHTGDFKMDQFPLDSRITDLRGFARLGEEGVDLFLTDSTNAEVPGFTTSERELAPAIEQVFRDAPRRVIVSSFASHVHRIQQVLDTAHAHGRKVAFVGRSMVRNMGVAQALGYLDVPPNLIVPLDQLEKMPANKATLICTGSQGEPLAALSRMASRDHKIRVGEGDTILMASSVIPGNENAISNVINGLTRWGAHVVHKGNAKVHVSGHASAGELVYCYNIVQPRNVMPVHGEYRHLRANADLAISTGLAKERVVLAEDGVVVDLVDGQAKITGKVRAGNIYVDAQTVGGVTEATLKDRRTLGEEGVVTVLAIVDADTGRLADPPDFLVRGFVHEDGAFDPAVAVVEKCLARAAAEGIGDPHQLEQMLARDVARWAGRAFRRNPLIIPIVIDA from the coding sequence GTGAGCCATCCCCATCTCGACCTCAAGCAGCCGCCGGCCCTCCCAGCGCACGGTCTTCGCATCGTCGCTCTCGGCGGCCTCGGAGAGATCGGTCGGAACATGACCGTCTTCGAGTACGGCAAGAAGCTGCTCGTGGTCGACTGCGGCGTCCTCTTCCCGGAGGAGCACCAGCCGGGGGTCGACGTGATCCTTCCCGACTTCAGCTACATCCGGAACCGGATCCAGGACGTCGTCGGCATCGTGCTCACGCACGGCCACGAGGACCACATCGGCGGCGTGCCGTACCTGCTGCGCGAGCGCGCGGACATCCCGGTGATCGCCTCCCGGCTGACGCTGGCCCTGATCGTCGAGAAGCTCAAGGAGCACCGGATCCGTCCCGTGACCCACGAGGTCAAGGAGGGCGACCGCGACAGCTCGTCGTACGGCCCGTTCGACCTCGAGTTCCTGGCCGTCAACCACTCCATCCCGGACGGCCTCGCGGTCGCGATCCGTACGGGCGCCGGCATGGTTCTCCACACCGGCGACTTCAAGATGGACCAGTTCCCGCTCGACAGCCGGATCACCGACCTGCGCGGCTTCGCGCGCCTGGGTGAGGAGGGGGTCGACCTCTTCCTCACCGACTCCACGAACGCCGAGGTCCCGGGCTTCACGACCTCCGAGCGTGAGCTCGCCCCCGCGATCGAGCAGGTCTTCCGCGACGCCCCGCGCCGCGTGATCGTGTCCAGCTTCGCCAGCCACGTGCACCGGATCCAACAGGTCCTCGACACGGCCCACGCGCACGGCCGCAAGGTCGCCTTCGTCGGCCGCTCGATGGTGCGCAACATGGGCGTCGCCCAGGCGCTCGGCTACCTCGACGTGCCGCCCAACCTGATCGTCCCCCTCGACCAGCTCGAGAAGATGCCGGCCAACAAGGCCACGCTGATCTGCACCGGCTCGCAGGGCGAACCCCTGGCCGCGCTGTCCCGCATGGCCAGCCGCGACCACAAGATCCGCGTCGGCGAGGGCGACACCATCCTGATGGCCAGCTCGGTCATCCCGGGCAACGAGAACGCGATCTCCAACGTGATCAACGGCCTCACGCGCTGGGGCGCCCACGTCGTGCACAAGGGCAACGCCAAGGTGCACGTCTCGGGCCACGCGAGCGCCGGCGAGCTCGTCTACTGCTACAACATCGTCCAGCCCAGGAACGTGATGCCGGTCCACGGCGAGTACCGCCACCTGCGGGCCAACGCCGACCTCGCGATCAGCACCGGCCTGGCGAAGGAGCGGGTCGTGCTCGCCGAGGACGGGGTCGTCGTCGACCTCGTCGACGGGCAGGCCAAGATCACCGGCAAGGTACGCGCAGGCAACATCTACGTCGACGCCCAGACCGTCGGAGGCGTCACCGAGGCCACCCTCAAGGACCGGCGCACGCTGGGCGAGGAGGGCGTCGTGACCGTGCTGGCCATCGTCGACGCGGACACCGGCAGGCTGGCCGACCCGCCGGACTTCCTGGTCCGCGGCTTCGTCCACGAGGACGGCGCCTTCGACCCCGCTGTCGCCGTCGTCGAGAAGTGCCTCGCGCGCGCCGCCGCCGAAGGAATCGGCGACCCGCACCAGCTCGAGCAGATGCTCGCCCGCGACGTCGCCCGCTGGGCCGGCCGGGCGTTCCGCAGGAACCCCCTGATCATCCCCATCGTGATCGACGCCTGA
- a CDS encoding ABC transporter permease — translation MIRRVLARPERVTPLVALALVIVAFAATPLRTGTPIATFDIYNALQGFAQIGLLALAIGLTMIAGEFDLSVVGTYALGGMVAVQAGQDSPLLGVLAAVGCGVAIGAVQGLLIARLRIPSMPVTLATYIALLGLTYAMSGGLSVSYTNFDATLWVDQTIGGYFSPRSLITLAAFLLAALLLVGTRLGPELRAIGGDRRASRVAGVRVERTLVGLFTASGALAALGGALLAYSYASANPDPGLRPLLIAVVAALLGGVSLAGGRGTPLGLLAGALCVALLAQVVAVSYLPDYTIQLFYAALLAVIVAIDSPGLHRSVDRLRARGVLRPWRT, via the coding sequence ATGATCCGCCGTGTCCTCGCCCGTCCGGAACGGGTCACGCCGCTCGTCGCCCTGGCGCTGGTGATCGTCGCCTTCGCCGCGACTCCGCTGCGCACCGGCACCCCGATCGCGACGTTCGACATCTACAACGCGCTCCAGGGCTTCGCCCAGATCGGCCTGCTGGCCCTGGCGATCGGGCTCACCATGATCGCCGGCGAGTTCGACCTGTCGGTCGTCGGCACCTACGCGCTCGGCGGCATGGTGGCCGTCCAGGCGGGGCAGGACTCCCCGCTGCTGGGTGTGCTGGCGGCGGTCGGGTGCGGCGTCGCGATCGGGGCCGTCCAGGGCCTCCTCATCGCCCGGCTCCGGATCCCGTCGATGCCCGTCACGCTGGCGACGTACATCGCCCTGCTGGGCCTGACCTATGCGATGTCCGGTGGCCTGAGCGTCAGCTACACCAACTTCGACGCGACGCTGTGGGTCGACCAGACGATCGGGGGCTACTTCTCGCCGCGCAGCCTGATCACCCTGGCGGCGTTCCTGCTGGCGGCCCTGCTCCTGGTCGGCACCCGGCTCGGGCCGGAGCTGCGCGCGATCGGCGGTGACCGTCGCGCCAGCCGGGTCGCCGGCGTCCGCGTCGAGCGCACCCTGGTCGGGCTCTTCACCGCCTCCGGTGCGCTCGCGGCGCTGGGTGGCGCGCTGCTGGCCTACAGCTACGCGTCGGCCAACCCGGATCCCGGTCTGCGGCCGCTGCTGATCGCGGTGGTCGCGGCCCTCCTGGGGGGCGTCTCGCTCGCCGGCGGGAGGGGTACGCCGCTCGGTCTGCTCGCGGGCGCGCTGTGCGTCGCGCTCCTGGCCCAGGTGGTCGCGGTGTCGTACCTCCCGGACTACACCATCCAGCTCTTCTACGCCGCCCTGCTGGCCGTCATCGTGGCGATCGACTCGCCCGGGCTGCACCGCTCCGTCGACCGGCTCCGGGCCAGAGGGGTGCTCCGGCCGTGGCGAACCTGA
- a CDS encoding SMP-30/gluconolactonase/LRE family protein, with translation MTAAPRTIVSDAHFLEAPRWHDGRLWYSDFYGHQVHSVREDGSDDRVEAEVPGQPSGLGWLPDGRLLVVSMTDRRLLRREADGSLVVHADLSAYATGHANDLAVDAAGRAYVGNFGFDLMAGDPIETASLHRVDPDGTVTEVADELWFPNGAVITPDGVLLVVETFGNRVTAFDLGDDGTLGNRRVWAEFGPLPSDRDVAAALGGLSVAGDGACLDAEGALWIADAIGDRVVRVVEGGTITDEIKPGSPVYACGLGGESGRTLFMCAAPDFHAEARAAATEARMLAQEVAVPAP, from the coding sequence ATGACCGCAGCACCCCGGACGATCGTCAGCGACGCGCACTTCCTGGAGGCGCCGCGCTGGCACGACGGCCGGCTCTGGTACTCCGACTTCTACGGCCACCAGGTCCACTCGGTGCGGGAGGACGGCTCCGACGACCGGGTGGAGGCTGAGGTGCCCGGGCAGCCGTCCGGGCTGGGCTGGCTGCCGGACGGTCGCCTGCTCGTCGTCTCGATGACCGACCGCCGGCTGCTGCGCCGCGAGGCCGACGGCAGCCTCGTCGTGCACGCCGACCTGTCCGCCTATGCCACCGGGCACGCCAACGACCTGGCCGTGGACGCCGCCGGCCGGGCGTACGTCGGCAACTTCGGCTTCGACCTGATGGCCGGCGACCCGATCGAGACGGCCTCGCTGCACCGGGTCGACCCGGACGGCACGGTCACCGAGGTGGCCGACGAGCTGTGGTTCCCCAACGGCGCGGTGATCACCCCCGACGGCGTGCTGCTGGTCGTCGAGACCTTCGGCAACCGGGTGACCGCCTTCGACCTCGGCGACGACGGGACCCTGGGCAACCGCCGGGTGTGGGCCGAGTTCGGCCCGCTGCCGTCCGACCGGGACGTGGCCGCTGCGCTGGGCGGGCTCAGCGTCGCCGGGGACGGCGCCTGCCTCGACGCGGAGGGCGCGCTCTGGATCGCCGACGCGATCGGCGACCGGGTCGTGCGCGTGGTCGAGGGCGGCACCATCACCGACGAGATCAAGCCGGGCTCGCCGGTCTACGCCTGTGGCCTGGGCGGGGAGTCCGGCCGCACCCTCTTCATGTGCGCCGCACCCGACTTCCACGCCGAGGCCCGCGCCGCGGCGACCGAGGCCCGGATGCTCGCGCAGGAGGTCGCCGTACCGGCGCCCTAG
- a CDS encoding SDR family NAD(P)-dependent oxidoreductase, with product MANLTFDFSGRTVLVTGAARGVGRAIGEHFRLAGATVYLVDLEADAVMAAASEIGAVGLTADVGDSEQVASVVDRVVADTGRLDVLVNNAGILRDGVVWKLTDDDYESVMAVHAGGTFRFTRAAVPHFRHQGRGRIINVTSYTGLRGNAGQSNYAMAKAGIIGFTKTTAKELARFGTTVNAISPNAATRMIESVPPDKLAALTAAIPMGRFAAASEMAAAVAFLASDEAAYITGVVFPVDGGLSL from the coding sequence GTGGCGAACCTGACCTTCGACTTCAGCGGACGCACGGTCCTGGTCACCGGCGCCGCGCGCGGTGTGGGACGGGCGATCGGGGAGCACTTCCGGCTGGCCGGGGCCACCGTCTACCTGGTCGACCTGGAGGCCGACGCGGTGATGGCCGCCGCGAGCGAGATCGGGGCCGTCGGCCTGACCGCCGACGTGGGGGACAGCGAGCAGGTCGCGAGCGTCGTCGACCGGGTCGTCGCCGACACCGGGCGCCTCGACGTGCTCGTCAACAACGCCGGCATCCTGCGCGACGGCGTCGTCTGGAAGCTCACCGACGACGACTACGAGTCCGTGATGGCCGTCCACGCCGGTGGGACCTTCCGCTTCACCCGTGCGGCGGTGCCGCACTTCCGGCACCAGGGCCGCGGGCGGATCATCAACGTCACGTCGTACACGGGGCTGCGCGGCAACGCCGGCCAGTCCAACTACGCGATGGCCAAGGCGGGCATCATCGGCTTCACGAAGACCACGGCGAAGGAGCTCGCGCGGTTCGGGACCACCGTCAACGCGATCTCGCCCAACGCCGCCACCCGGATGATCGAGTCGGTGCCGCCGGACAAGCTGGCCGCGCTGACCGCCGCCATCCCGATGGGCCGCTTCGCCGCGGCCTCCGAGATGGCGGCCGCGGTCGCCTTCCTCGCGTCGGACGAGGCGGCGTACATCACCGGCGTGGTGTTCCCGGTCGACGGAGGCCTGTCACTGTGA
- a CDS encoding ABC transporter permease, which produces MTTTDDEPRGQVAVAMPGAPAARGWRPDPLGVLLLVVVVALVPVAVTTDRFLTLDNARAILAATAFVGITAVGATLVMIAGSAVSMAASQTATVVAMVFLSTQDLGLSVALLLSLLCGIAITAVQGVVIGYWEANPIVLTIAAGFAIGGTATWLSGGTTVYAEDDAYDVLNSTVLGLPVAVYVLLVVALVAEWVLRRTTPGRQMFLVGENRGAARAAGLPVGRVIGVAWAFFGLCIAITGVFLASFNTSATVSLGGTLTLDAIAAVLVGGTAITGGRGSALRTLGGAVLISVIANLLLIRGYSTGAQILVKGVLVLVVVVLVHLRSTRGHR; this is translated from the coding sequence GTGACCACCACCGACGACGAGCCGCGCGGCCAGGTCGCCGTGGCCATGCCCGGCGCGCCCGCCGCCCGCGGCTGGCGACCCGACCCCCTCGGCGTTCTGTTGCTGGTGGTCGTGGTCGCACTGGTCCCGGTGGCCGTCACGACCGACCGCTTCCTGACCCTCGACAACGCGCGGGCCATCCTGGCCGCGACGGCCTTCGTCGGGATCACGGCGGTCGGCGCCACGCTCGTCATGATCGCGGGGTCCGCCGTGTCGATGGCCGCCTCGCAGACCGCCACGGTGGTCGCGATGGTCTTCCTCTCGACCCAGGACCTCGGGCTCAGCGTCGCGCTGCTCCTCTCCCTCCTCTGCGGCATCGCCATCACCGCCGTGCAGGGCGTGGTGATCGGCTACTGGGAGGCCAACCCGATCGTGCTCACGATCGCGGCCGGCTTCGCGATCGGCGGCACCGCGACCTGGCTGAGCGGCGGCACCACCGTCTACGCCGAGGACGACGCGTACGACGTCCTGAACTCGACCGTCCTCGGGCTGCCGGTCGCGGTCTACGTGCTGCTGGTGGTCGCCCTGGTCGCCGAGTGGGTGCTGCGCCGTACGACGCCCGGACGGCAGATGTTCCTGGTCGGGGAGAACCGCGGCGCGGCGCGCGCGGCGGGCCTGCCGGTGGGCCGGGTGATCGGCGTTGCGTGGGCGTTCTTCGGCCTGTGCATCGCGATCACCGGCGTCTTCCTCGCGTCGTTCAACACCAGCGCCACGGTCTCCCTCGGCGGCACGCTGACGCTGGACGCGATCGCGGCGGTCCTCGTCGGCGGCACCGCGATCACCGGCGGCCGAGGGTCCGCGCTGCGCACCCTCGGCGGGGCCGTGCTGATCTCGGTGATCGCCAACCTGCTGCTCATCCGGGGCTACTCCACCGGTGCCCAGATCCTCGTCAAGGGAGTGCTCGTGCTCGTCGTCGTGGTCCTCGTCCACCTGCGGTCGACGCGAGGACATCGATGA
- a CDS encoding dihydrofolate reductase family protein has protein sequence MRSLILKMDMSLDGFVGQPGEVPAWPMNFYDDEFAAEILDLISSAGVHAMGRGAYLEMAPYWQSSTDALAKPMNEIPKAVFSRTLTEATWPETTIYEDLESGMAELKATEGGPILTYGGATFAQELTRLGLVDEYRINVHPIAFGKGYRLFGGPVDLVLQNVRRFGAGSVAYTYTPG, from the coding sequence ATGCGATCTTTGATACTGAAGATGGACATGTCCTTGGACGGCTTCGTGGGGCAGCCCGGCGAGGTGCCGGCGTGGCCGATGAACTTCTACGACGACGAGTTCGCCGCCGAGATCCTCGACCTGATCAGCAGTGCGGGCGTGCACGCGATGGGCCGTGGCGCCTACCTGGAGATGGCGCCGTACTGGCAGTCCTCGACCGACGCTTTGGCCAAGCCGATGAACGAGATTCCCAAGGCGGTCTTCTCACGAACATTGACCGAGGCGACCTGGCCCGAGACGACGATCTATGAAGACCTCGAGAGCGGCATGGCCGAGCTCAAGGCGACGGAAGGCGGGCCGATCCTCACCTATGGCGGCGCCACTTTCGCCCAAGAGCTGACTCGGCTCGGGCTCGTCGACGAGTACCGCATCAACGTCCACCCCATCGCCTTCGGCAAGGGCTACAGGCTCTTCGGTGGACCGGTGGACCTGGTGCTGCAGAACGTGCGCCGGTTCGGCGCTGGCTCCGTGGCCTACACCTACACTCCCGGCTGA